ACCGGTATCGTTGTCAACGTCCCAGAACATTACTGAAAGCTGGAGTTTAAAACAGTAACAAATAACCAGGGACGACCGTAAGGATCTCCTAGGGTTAGGAGGACCACCCACCACTGACGAAAGTGCGTCTCTGTCTGCTTTATATACAATCGATGACATCATCAACACGTGCTGCTCTTTGGTCCAATCGGATAATACGACTCAAATGTTTTGCCGCGAAACACAGGTCAGGAAGGGGAGAATGTGGTTGACACTTTTCACTGTGTAAATGGCTTAGGCCTACAGTTTCCTTTCATTTTGAATCCCTCAAAATGTTTCCCTTTCAGTGTGCAGTGGAAACCTGAAATGTCATGTAGAAATGCTACTCAAACATCTAAATTGTAGCTCACCTCTACACTTTtccattgtaggcctaatacTTTTTCTTCAATGGACATTCTACAGTACCAGACCATCTTGGTCTGGAATAGCATGGACaggctacacaaacacatggactaTGGATTTACATGAACTTTTAGAAGATACTTTATTTTTCTCACGTCAGAAAATGTTTAATGCTGTAAAGTCTAGAAGCATTTACTTTACCAAGAGATTTGTAATTAGTTGAATTATTTTTGCTTTAAAAAACGTTAACACTAATCTACACATTATATCAACATAGAAATTAAcagaaatgaaacaaaaaatataCAATGAGGACATTTCAACTCATAGGCCTTAAAGGAATCACATTTGATCACATAACATTCAGGTTCTCTGAACACGCTACTATATCATAGATAATTCTTTTCAAGACAACTTGTGGAAACATTACTTCAGAAGTATGTCTCAGGTAAAATTATAAAGGGCCTCATGGCAGTAACATATAAAAGCTTACATGTGCAAAAGATCATAGGCTACTTTACATTGTATCACACATTAATTTGTTTCTATTGGTCATGTAAAGCTAGCAAGTTTCAAAATCCTCTACCAGCACATACCCATGAGTAGAGAAATCCATCCTTGTCCAGTCAAGGTAATTACCGGGCCTATGTGCCAATCCCTGCATGTAGTTCTTGATTTCACACGTAGAAATGACATGGTCCCACATGTGCACATCTCTAATATGGCCAATGAAAACCTGTCTGGCTTCAAACCCTCCTCCATAACTATCCTGATCTTGGCCTAAGATTATAATGGGTGTTCCAGAAATAGACCCACCAGCAGAAAGAGCTTTCTTCACACTGCGGATCTCATTGACAGTAAACTGAGACATACCAGTGCCTGCATCCCAGGTAAGACACATAGAAGTCCACTTATTTGAGTTATGTGGTAAGCCATAGAAATTCTGATAGTTACCACAAGTCCAGAGGAGATACTTTTTGTCTCCAAatctaaagacaattaaaaTACTGTTTGACTGTGAGGGAGTGCTCATAGAGAAGAGTGCAAACTCATTCGTATCTTTATCCGTGTAGAACCTCAGGCAGACAGTAGCGGAGAACAAGATCTTGGAGACTAATGGGGTCAGTCGCACGTGAGCTGTGCCTCCTCCTTCTGGAAAGGTAAAGACTTTTCCGAATGTAGCGGGTGAGACCGGAAGAGTAACATGAAGGCCGGCCCACTGGCGCTGATTACTTGGTCAGGTGGTTTGAGTGGCGCTTCCTTTTAAATGTGTTCGGGACGTGGACAGGTAGACAATAGTGTGGTGTGTATCCGAAGGGTGAACCTTGGAGTTAAGCTGTGCGGCCAGGAGAACGTGAGTTTTTGGAATGTTACGTCTATGGGTTTTTAACGCTAAACTCTTTCCCATTGAGTAGCGCTTAACACggctctttgtttgtttgtagctCGGCctggtgtctgtgcatgtggtgACCAGTAAATGGTGCACAGTTTGTAAGTCTGTTGCTCGCAGTATAGCGAGTAGTGCTTCCACACGGGTTTGCAGCAACGTAAGTTTactcgcttcctctctctctcagacatggCATATAGTATTTATAGCTCTGATTGTTTCCTGTCTGACTGTTTACGAACAGACGCCGACGCTGGCTCAGCTAGTTATCCACACTGTTAATCTTCACGTTGCTTGCATTATAGCAAGTAACGTTAGCGATTCCATACTGGTTTGCAGCAACGTAAGTttactcacttcctctctctctcagacataaCATATAGTATTTATAGCTCTGATTGTTTCCTGTCTGACTGTTTATGAACAGACGCCGACGCTGGCTCAGCTAGTTATCCACACTGTTAATCTTCACGTTGCTTGCATTAGAGCAGGTAACGTTAGCGATTCCACACTGGTTTGCAGCAACGTAAGTttacttgctttctttctcccgCAGACGTAGCTTATGCTATTTATAGCTCTGATTGTTTCCTGTCTTATTTACGAACAGAGGCAACGTTGACGCTGGTGAGAGTGTGCTCAGCTAGTTACCCACATTGTTAAACTCCCTGGGCTTTATAACATCTAATAAATCTACTGTAGGCTGGCTTCAACTGTAAGTCCATTTAATTCCTCTCTAGCCATTTGAATGACAAATGTATTGGCCTGTATGCAGTTGCTACCAAACCCAGTAGTTCAAATCATTTATGCTTTTGCTTACAGGAGGATTACTTCGTCTGTCCAACTAGCCACTGTTTTTCCTGGGGTTAATCATTCCTTTAGTTTGTATTTGCCTTGAATATATGTGCCACAACGTGTCCTGACCTGGAGCTTGGTGGGCTTAGTGGGAAGGCCTGCTAAGTTTAGCTTGCTAGTTGTACCGTTTGTTGGTtcgtttatttgtctgtctttctttcttttttgtctatGTTATGCAACCATTGTTAATTGGCCTCGGGCATTGTGCAATATTTCTCTTAGGGGCAGTGTCCTTTTGTAGTGTCCacctgtgtgcagtgtgaaacGCCGTGTGCGTGTACGGCCTATTTGGTGTGGAGTCTCTTtgcagtgtttgagtgtgtgcgtttacACGCAAACTATTGACTTTATTCACTGTGATCATATTTTGCTGTGACTTATTTATTGGAGAGCCTTGTCACTGCCACCAACATAGAATATTTGCCTGCCCTGACTGCATGGTTGTATTTATTGTGTCTTCAGTGTTTTAATAAAAGTATATTTTTGATTACATCAGTCCCATTCTTGTTCCTTCATTGGACAACCTGCCTATAGCTTTAAAAGGGAAAAACTGTTTGGGTTTTCTAGTGTAATTATACAAATTGGGAATTTGGGCGCCCCCTTGGGGTCACATTTGGCGTAGTCGGTGGCAGGATCAATTGGGACTGGTGTAAAATTtctgatttgtttttgtgtgtaatctgtttgttttgattattgtatagggtttttgttttgtgtgtgtgtggcaataaCTGGAGCAATATTGATTACAGGAAAAACAGTGGCGGGGGGGAAACATCCAGGACGACGCTGTATGCAATACGTGGTTTGTGCTTAACACTTAACCctgtcttttctgtctcttgttGTGTTCGACTCAAATATTACAGGTCATGGAAGATCAGGTCAGGCTTTTAACCGAACAGGTCAAACAGCTTCAAACAGATAACGAAAGACTTCGACAGGGAAATGTAGCGCCCCCAGTGGATCCAGATCAGGGAGAGCCAAGTCGGACAGTGCCAGGTTCAGCTGGTATGAGGTATGTTTATGTGCCAAGAGAACGTAAATATCCTAAATTTTCTGGCAGCCCAGGTCCAGAATGTCCTCCTGTGGAAGAATGGGTTGAAGAGGTTCGCAAATGCTTACAGGCTAGACATATGTCCTTAAGGGAACAGGCTTATTTTGTTTATGATCTTCTGGAGGGGGAGGCTAAAATGGAGATTAAACTTCGTCCAGCGGCTGATAGGGCCGACCCTGAAACGATTTTCACAGTGTTATTGGAGACCTTTGGCTGTGCACACTCTTACATTGAGGCCCAACAAAAATTTTTCCACTGCCGTCAGCGTGAGGGAGAAACGTTGCGTGAGTTTTCCCATTCTTTAATGGCTTTAATGGAAATTTGTCAGCGAAAAAATTCTAATATTTCTAATCCTGATTCTGTTCTTCGCGATCAGTTTGTGGAAAATGTTAGAGACAAAATGTTGCGTAGGGAATTAAAACAATTGATTCGCCTTAATCCAGGTTCAAAGTTTTTGGACGTACGTAGGGAGGCATTTCGTTGGGCTGATGATGGGGAGGGGACCCGCCCAGTACGTGCCAGAGCTTTCTCCTGTGATGCCAGTTCTGGGGTAGTAGGGGAATGGGGAGCTGAGACCCAGGCTGTAGCTGCAAAACCACACGACGAATTGGCCGAACTTAAAGACTGTTTGCGCAGACAACAAACCCAATTAGACACCATCTTAAAACATTTGTCTTCTGGACCAGTGACCTCCAATCCCAATGGTAGGCCGCCTAGTAACCCACCCCGGCGTTATAGATTTGAGGCTGATGGTCGGCCTATTTGTTTGAGGTGTGATCAGGCTGGTCATATGGCAAGGGATTGTTCGATGATCCAACGGCAGGGGCAGCGGGTACGGAGTAACTCTGGACATAGGGCAGCTAATGCAGTTGATGTTCAATCCCGTGGGCTGCAGGGAAACTAACACCCTCTAGTGTATGGAGCCAAGCGCTAGATGGGGCCTCATCAGGCTCAGGTTCTTTCCCCCCTATACCATCGTCTCACTCTGTTCTTATAGGACAATGCCCCGTGGTTGACATTAAAATGGGAGGAGTGCCCATTACGTGCCTTGTTGACACCGGCTCTATGGTATCTACCATCACAGAGTCTttctttaaaaaacattttcaagtcCAGGGTCAGGATCAGCTACGTTCTTGTGGATGGCTGCAGTTAAGGGCGGCCAATGGGTTAGATATCCCTTATCGAGGCTATTTGGAGCTGGACGTAGAAGTCCTAGGTAAAGTGCTTCCCTCCATAGGGATTCTAGTTGTGCATGACCCACCAGATTCTACACCAAGGGGTACAAACAAAGTCCCAGGGCTGATTGGAATGAATGTGCTTCGCTGCTGTTTACAAGAAATGTTTTGTCAGGGGAGCAGTAGTTTGTTTACTTGTCCTTCCACTGATGTCCCTGCAGTCTGGAAACATGCTCTGTTAGCATGTCAAAACTTTGAAGATTTGTCAAACTCTGGGTTCTTGGGTAAGGTCTCAACCCCTCCTGGCTCTTCCATTCTTGTGCCTGCAGGATCGATCAAGCTGGTTTCAGCTGTATGCAGGCAGGGGCTTCGTCCTTTGATTTCCTCAGCATTTATAGAACCAGGAGAGGTAGGATGGCAGTTGCCACCCGATTTGCTCATTCCCAGCGCTTTACTCCCCCTTGGGGATGGCACAGTCCATGTACCTGTAGTCAATGTGGGAAACGAGGATCGGTGGATAAGGCCACGCACCATTTTGGGTCAGTTGCATATGATTGAGGTATGTTCTGCTAACAAGCCCATCTGTTTTCAGGAGCAAAATGGTAACCAAGGCCCTGTAGCTTTCATCCGTTCCATGGAGGCCCCTACCTCTTGCCCTCCTGGTCTTGCAGACACTACCTGGCCTAACTTGACACACTCTGAGCAGCAAGAGGCTAAGTCTTTGCTTCAAAGGTATAGCACAGCTTTTAGTTGCGGGGAAGGAGAGTTGGGTTGTACAGACCTTATTGAACACGAAATCCCGTTAGTGGATGAGACACCGGTGCGGCAACGTTACCGCAGACTGCCACCGTCACAATATGATGTTGTAAAGACCCACATTCAAGAGCTATTGGAACAGGGAGTGGTAAAACCTAGCTGTAGTCCCTACTCATCTCCCATCGTCGTTGTCCAAAAGAAGGATGGATCGATCCGTTTATGCGTCGATTATAGACAATTAAATGCGAAAACTAGAAAAGATGCCTTTCCATTGCCTCGAATTGAGGAATCCTTGGATGCCCTTTCAGGTGCTTGCCTCTTTTCCACTCTTGACCTGGCAAGCGGCTATAATCAGGTGTCGGTGGCAGAAAAAGACAGGGCAAAAACAGCCTTTTGCACACCATTTGGCCTCTTTGAATTCCAGAGGATGCCATTTGGACTGTGCAATGCCCCAGGGACTTTCCAGAGGTTAATGGAAAGGATCTTTGGGGATCAGCGTTTCCATTCCCTTCTTTTGTACTTAGACGATGTGGTAGTATTCTCATCCACTTTCCAAGAACATCTGGAACGGCTAGAACTTGTGTTGGATAGGCTGACCTCTCATGGGCTCAAACTTAAATTGAAGAAGTGCCACTTCTTTCAACCAGAGGTAAAGTTCTTGGGGCACATTATTTCAGCCTCAGGAGTCTCAACTGACCCTGATAAAATCAGTGCAGTGCGGGATTGGAAGATACCAGCTACCATCACAGAATTGCGCTCCTTCCTTGGGTTCGCGTCTTACTATCGGCGCTTTGTAGAGGGGTTTGCAAGGTACGCAGCCCCTCTGCATAAGTTGGTAGCAAAATTGCAGCCGGCTCCAAAGAAGAAACGGGCAGGTTTCAACACCTCTTTGCGGGACCATTGGGACTGGGGTTGTGAAAAGGCTTTTGATACACTTAAAGAAAAACTGATAAGTGCACCTGTGTTGGGATATGCAGACTTTAGCAAGCCTTTTGTCCTTGAGGTTGACGCGAGTGGGCTTGGGCTAGGTGCTGTTTTGTCCCAACAGCAGGGGGAGGGACAGCGGCGGCCAGTTGCTTATGCGAGTAGGGGATTGCGGCCAACCGAACGAAACATGGATAACTATTCGGCCATGAAACTTGAGCTGTTGGCCCTTAAATGGGCCGTAACAGACAAATTTCGGGACTACCTCTTAGGCGTAAGGTTCACTGTCCTGACGGACAACAATCCCCTCTGTTACCTACAGACGGCCAAATTAGGTGCTGTAGAGCAACGCTGGGCGGCACAGCTGGCTCTCTTTGATTTTAAAATCGAGTACCGCCCAGGTGCATGTAACAGGAACGCAGATGCGCTGTCTCGCTTGCCTGCATTTCCAGCACCAGAATCCATAGAAGCTGTGGCACCAGGAATCTCCGTCCCGACCGAGATTAAAAGTATCTTGGGAGCTTCTCTTCCTGGGCCAGTTAACATCCAGGCCATAGATGCTTCCCCAATAAGGACTAAGGCTGATCTCCAACTTCTCCAGTCTGAGGATTCAGTGCTAAGGGCCTTCCTAGTTTATTGGAGGAGAGGTAAACCCCCCACAGCATTAGAAAGAGCCAGAGAGTCCCCTGCTGTGGTGGAACTTGTGCGTCAGTGGACTAGCCTACAGGAACATGGTGGTGTTCTTTACCGGCAAAGTCATGTCCCTGGTGGTAGTGTGAAAGtgatgcagctgctgctgcctcagCTACTACATGAGGAGGTCCTGACTGCCTTACATAACAATCATGGTCATCAGGGGGTGGAAAGGACAACCATGCTCATTCGTCAACGTTGTTATTGGCCCTTCATGCGCAAAGACATCGAGCGCTGGTGTCGGGAATGTCAACGATGTGTAGTGGCAAAAGCGGTGCAGCCGAAGTTAAGAACATTTATGGGTAGTCTCCTTGCGTCCAGGCCCTTAGAAATTCTAGCCGTTGACTTCACCATATTGGAAAAGTCTAGTGATGGGAAAGAAAATCTTCTGGTTGTAACTGATGTGTTTTCCAAATTTTCTCAAGCTTATCCCACTGTAGACCAAAAGGCCACGACTGTAGCACGGGTCCTTACTGAACAGTGGTTCTACACTTATGGAGTCCCACAGCGCATTCATACTGACCAGGGTCGCCAATTTGAGGGGGAGTTGTTCCAGCGGCTGTGTCAATTATATGGCATCCACAAGTCTCGTACCAGTCCGTACCACCCTGAGGGCAACGGACAATGTGAGCGGTTTAATCGCACGCTTCACGATTTGCTCCGTACGTTGCCCTCAGGGAAGAAGAAACGGTGGCCACACCACTTGCCCCAGGTACTATTTGCCTATAATACTACAGTTCATCAGTCCACGGGGTTCTCCCCATATGAATTAATGTTTGGGCGGAAGCCCATCCTTCCCCTTGATTCACTTTTGTGCGCAGTTGACCCCCCACCTGAGATGACTACTGAGGAATGGGTTCGACAACATCAAGAGCACCTCTCCGCTGTGTATCTGCAGGCCCGAACCAATCTTGAGGCAGCAGCCAAACAGCGAGCAAAGCATCACACGGTTCCTTTGCCCATTTTCCCCCCTGGTACATTGGTGTACCGTCGGAGTCACCCGCCTGGTCGTCACAAAATTCAGGACCATTGGGATCATGTGGTGTATGAGGTGGTGAGCTGTTTGGATGAGGTTGGTACCCTTTATAAGATCAGACCAAGGGACCAGCCCGGTCCAGAGAAGAACATCCATCGGCAACAGTTGCGTCCCATTCTTGTCGATCCCTGTCCACTGcctacatctgcacacacagagcccaatTTAGACCAGTCCAATCTTGTTGTAGAAGACGCAGAGAGTAGTGTATATGAGGATGACTATCTTGCTCTAGTGGTAGCCCTAGACACTCCTTGCCTGGAGGGACATAGCAGTCACGCCCCCACTGTAGGCCATCAACCAACCCCAACCTCTGTCCAACAGGAGTCCTTGCAGGAGTTGTCCGTAGAACATACTTCGGTAGCTGAAGAatcaacaccagcaccagagcGAGATTTAGTGCCAAGGCGGACCAATAGGATAAAAGCAGGCCACCATTCAAACCCTCACCATCTCCCATGCACATCAACCGGACGCTTGTCCGGAAATGACCATAGGGGTGCTCATTCAATTGTTAACTCCCACAGTGTTGGTTTTAGGCCCTGGTTGTAGCATTTGTTTTCTACATGTCACCGGGACGGTGACATTCAGGGGGAGGTGAAT
The genomic region above belongs to Sardina pilchardus chromosome 20, fSarPil1.1, whole genome shotgun sequence and contains:
- the LOC134067204 gene encoding uncharacterized protein LOC134067204 isoform X3 codes for the protein MCSGRGQVDNSVVCIRRVNLGVKLCGQENLGLVSVHVVTSKWCTVCKSVARSIASSASTRVCSNTPTLAQLVIHTVNLHVACIIASNVSDSILVCSNTPTLAQLVIHTVNLHVACIRAGNVSDSTLVCSNTPTLAQLVIHTVNLHVACIIASNVSDSILVCSNT
- the LOC134067204 gene encoding uncharacterized protein LOC134067204 isoform X1, which codes for MCSGRGQVDNSVVCIRRVNLGVKLCGQENLGLVSVHVVTSKWCTVCKSVARSIASSASTRVCSNTPTLAQLVIHTVNLHVACIIASNVSDSILVCSNTPTLAQLVIHTVNLHVACIRAGNVSDSTLVCSNTPTLAQLVIHTVNLHVACIIASNVSDSILVCSNTPTLAQLVIHTVNLHVACIRAGNVSDSTLVCSNEDYFVCPTSHCFSWG
- the LOC134067204 gene encoding uncharacterized protein LOC134067204 isoform X2, with product MCSGRGQVDNSVVCIRRVNLGVKLCGQENLGLVSVHVVTSKWCTVCKSVARSIASSASTRVCSNTPTLAQLVIHTVNLHVACIIASNVSDSILVCSNTPTLAQLVIHTVNLHVACIRAGNVSDSTLVCSNTPTLAQLVIHTVNLHVACIRAGNVSDSTLVCSNEDYFVCPTSHCFSWG